One genomic segment of Fervidobacterium pennivorans includes these proteins:
- the kamA gene encoding lysine 2,3-aminomutase — translation MARYFKEIPLWKNVTEEEWNDWKWQLRNRIMDVDTLKQVINLTPEEEEGVRNALKTLRMAITPYYASLMDPDNPKCPIRRQAVPTAKELYVSPWDMTDPLHEDEDSPVPGLTHRYPDRVLMLITDMCSMYCRHCTRRRFAGQHDRARTKQEIDAMIEYIRETPQVRDVLLSGGDALLVGVEMLEYILKELRKIKHVEVIRIGTRAPVVLPQIVTPELTNMLKKYHPIWLNTHFNHPKEITPESSRACEMLADAGIPLGNQTVLLRGINDSPYIMMELVHQLVKIRVRPYYIYQCDLSMGLTHFRTSIKKGLEIMEALIGHTSGFCVPSFVVDAPAGGGKIRVMPNYVISMSDHTVILRNYEGVIVAYHEPEDTTSDVDDSEYRAKYKFSGVASLFTDKKISIEPAHLERHERIKEWKEKKGGTENEH, via the coding sequence ATGGCAAGGTATTTTAAAGAAATTCCACTTTGGAAAAACGTTACGGAAGAAGAATGGAATGATTGGAAGTGGCAGCTAAGAAACAGGATAATGGACGTCGATACACTAAAGCAAGTTATAAACCTTACACCCGAGGAAGAAGAAGGTGTAAGGAACGCTTTGAAAACTCTGAGAATGGCGATAACACCCTATTACGCGAGTTTAATGGACCCAGATAATCCAAAATGTCCAATAAGACGTCAAGCTGTTCCAACTGCAAAAGAACTTTACGTATCCCCATGGGATATGACAGACCCGCTCCACGAGGATGAGGACTCACCTGTGCCTGGTCTTACTCACAGGTATCCTGACAGAGTTTTGATGCTTATTACCGATATGTGCTCAATGTACTGTAGACACTGTACACGTCGAAGATTCGCAGGTCAACACGACCGAGCAAGAACAAAGCAGGAAATCGATGCCATGATTGAGTACATTAGGGAAACACCTCAGGTAAGAGATGTGCTTTTGTCCGGTGGAGATGCCCTACTGGTTGGAGTAGAAATGCTCGAATACATTCTTAAAGAACTCAGAAAAATCAAACATGTTGAAGTTATAAGGATAGGGACAAGAGCACCGGTCGTTTTACCACAAATCGTGACCCCGGAACTAACCAACATGCTTAAAAAATATCATCCAATTTGGTTAAATACACACTTCAACCATCCGAAAGAAATAACACCTGAATCATCAAGGGCATGTGAGATGTTAGCTGATGCAGGTATACCGTTAGGTAACCAGACTGTGCTTTTGAGAGGCATTAATGACAGTCCATACATCATGATGGAACTGGTCCACCAGCTTGTAAAAATAAGGGTCAGGCCATACTATATTTACCAATGTGACTTATCTATGGGATTAACACATTTCAGAACCTCAATAAAGAAAGGTTTAGAAATAATGGAAGCGCTCATAGGTCACACATCCGGCTTTTGTGTTCCTTCCTTTGTTGTTGATGCACCAGCGGGTGGTGGAAAGATAAGAGTCATGCCAAACTACGTCATATCCATGTCCGACCATACGGTCATATTGAGAAACTACGAAGGTGTCATCGTTGCTTACCACGAACCTGAAGATACCACTAGTGACGTTGATGACTCAGAATACAGGGCAAAGTACAAATTCTCAGGTGTTGCAAGTCTATTTACAGACAAAAAGATAAGTATCGAACCGGCACATCTTGAAAGACATGAAAGAATTAAGGAATGGAAAGAGAAAAAAGGAGGAACAGAGAATGAACATTGA
- the kamB gene encoding lysine 5,6-aminomutase reactivase subunit KamB, with protein sequence MFGIERVEEHENDFEKLINEILKRKVIAIIGLEKNTGKTETLNFIVKHVSPQKRLALTSIGTDGEEKDLVFGTFKPSVYVDYGFVYTTTELFFKKRTVLSEIIHVSHQHTPTGRVIIAKALEPGKVVLSGPPTAAWMEETVRLLKEYSDIVIIDGALSRFSQATPFIADGIVLATGAAYSLDKREIVKHTRYIYSLCQLPEVSMEDKEKLVLATTVHIFQSGNWKDLGIESALQLSKVFETSLDEGVKKIYIPGALTDNVLRFVSTKSVNEIIVRDFTKIFVSYENYIKYKPTIRVLKRASIIGITVNPFSPVGYVLNSPEIIEELKKHVDVPVIDVKLETVKNI encoded by the coding sequence ATGTTTGGGATAGAAAGAGTAGAAGAACACGAAAATGATTTTGAAAAGCTAATTAACGAAATCCTAAAAAGGAAAGTCATCGCTATCATTGGGCTTGAAAAAAACACAGGCAAAACAGAAACGCTGAACTTTATTGTGAAGCATGTAAGCCCTCAGAAGAGATTAGCGCTAACATCGATAGGTACAGATGGAGAGGAGAAGGACTTAGTTTTTGGCACATTTAAACCATCTGTATATGTGGATTATGGTTTCGTCTACACAACAACCGAGCTATTTTTCAAAAAAAGGACAGTGCTTTCAGAAATCATCCATGTTTCACATCAACATACACCAACAGGACGTGTCATCATTGCAAAAGCATTAGAACCTGGAAAAGTCGTGCTCTCAGGACCACCGACAGCTGCATGGATGGAAGAAACTGTAAGGCTATTGAAAGAATACTCAGACATTGTTATCATTGATGGCGCTCTCTCTCGTTTTAGTCAGGCAACACCATTTATCGCTGATGGGATAGTTCTTGCAACTGGAGCGGCCTATTCTTTGGATAAAAGGGAGATAGTAAAGCATACCCGATACATTTACTCACTCTGTCAGTTACCTGAAGTAAGCATGGAAGACAAAGAAAAATTGGTTTTGGCTACTACCGTTCATATATTCCAAAGCGGTAACTGGAAAGATTTGGGTATAGAATCAGCACTCCAGCTTAGTAAAGTCTTTGAAACGAGTTTAGATGAGGGTGTTAAAAAGATATACATTCCTGGGGCACTTACTGATAACGTCTTAAGATTTGTAAGCACCAAGAGTGTTAACGAAATTATAGTTAGGGATTTCACAAAGATTTTTGTTTCGTATGAAAACTATATAAAGTACAAGCCGACAATAAGAGTATTGAAACGTGCAAGTATAATAGGTATAACAGTTAACCCATTTTCACCGGTAGGGTATGTATTGAATTCACCTGAAATTATCGAAGAGCTTAAGAAGCACGTTGATGTTCCGGTAATCGATGTGAAATTAGAAACGGTTAAGAATATTTGA
- the kamD gene encoding lysine 5,6-aminomutase subunit alpha, with amino-acid sequence MEYFESKLGIDPKRVEKARQLAKDIAVDVVNFVRKYSTVSVERTICRFFGIDGISEEGVPLPNVVVDHLKEKGALENGVALYIGNAVLESGMTPQEIAEAIAADKLDLTKLPMHNIDDIKGVTDELADKAIKIIDEKKAERQRMLEELGDPPQPYIYVIVATGNIYEDVVQAQAAVRQGADIIAVIRSTAQSLLDYVPYGATTEGFGGTYATQENFRIMRKALDEVAREVKRYIRQTNYSSGLCMPEIAALGALERLDVMLNDALYGILFRDINMIRTMIDQYFSRIILGYAGIIINTGEDNYLTTADAYEQGYTVISSQLINEQLALLAGIPEEQMGLGHAFEMDPSLENGFLYELAQAQLSRELFPKAPLKYMPPTRFMTGNIFRGLVQDAMFNVVGIWTKQGIQLLGMMTEAIHTPFLSDRYVAIDTAKYIFNNMRNIGDEVIFKPGGIIQRRAQQVLEQAIELLEKMREDGLFKSLEKGVFANTKRSIKGGKGLDGVFEKGKHYYNPFVEKMLKKQLDL; translated from the coding sequence ATGGAGTATTTTGAAAGCAAACTGGGGATAGATCCGAAAAGGGTGGAAAAAGCCCGACAACTGGCAAAAGATATTGCTGTTGATGTTGTTAATTTTGTTCGAAAATACTCGACTGTTAGTGTTGAAAGAACCATTTGTAGGTTCTTTGGAATAGATGGAATTAGCGAGGAAGGCGTGCCACTACCAAATGTTGTTGTTGACCATCTGAAAGAAAAAGGGGCTTTGGAAAATGGTGTTGCGTTATACATCGGTAATGCTGTACTTGAGAGCGGTATGACACCTCAAGAAATTGCCGAAGCCATTGCTGCTGATAAACTTGATCTCACAAAATTACCGATGCACAACATTGATGATATCAAAGGAGTTACAGATGAGTTGGCTGACAAGGCAATTAAAATTATCGACGAGAAAAAAGCTGAACGACAAAGGATGCTTGAAGAACTGGGAGACCCACCACAACCGTACATATACGTTATCGTCGCAACTGGAAACATATACGAAGATGTTGTACAAGCGCAGGCAGCGGTAAGACAGGGAGCAGATATCATTGCAGTTATTAGGTCAACTGCTCAGAGTTTGCTGGATTACGTGCCTTACGGAGCAACAACAGAAGGATTCGGTGGGACATACGCGACACAGGAAAATTTCAGGATAATGAGAAAAGCACTTGACGAAGTGGCGAGAGAGGTAAAAAGATACATCAGACAAACGAATTATAGTTCAGGTCTATGTATGCCAGAAATTGCAGCACTTGGTGCACTGGAGAGACTTGATGTAATGCTGAACGATGCGCTGTATGGTATTCTATTTAGAGATATAAATATGATAAGAACAATGATTGACCAGTACTTTTCTAGAATCATACTCGGGTATGCTGGGATTATTATCAACACAGGTGAAGATAACTACCTAACAACCGCAGATGCCTACGAACAAGGTTACACTGTAATCTCCTCACAACTCATCAATGAACAACTCGCGTTACTTGCAGGTATTCCCGAGGAGCAGATGGGACTTGGACATGCATTTGAGATGGACCCATCTTTGGAAAACGGATTTTTGTACGAATTAGCTCAAGCACAGTTATCAAGAGAGCTTTTCCCGAAAGCGCCTCTTAAATACATGCCCCCAACAAGATTCATGACCGGCAACATCTTCCGCGGTCTTGTCCAGGATGCCATGTTTAACGTCGTTGGTATTTGGACAAAACAAGGCATCCAACTACTTGGAATGATGACGGAAGCTATACATACACCGTTCCTTTCAGACAGATACGTGGCTATCGACACAGCAAAGTACATATTCAACAACATGCGTAACATCGGCGATGAAGTTATTTTCAAGCCCGGTGGAATAATTCAAAGAAGGGCTCAGCAAGTGCTCGAACAAGCGATAGAATTGTTGGAAAAGATGAGAGAAGATGGTTTATTCAAATCACTCGAAAAAGGTGTCTTTGCTAACACAAAACGTTCGATAAAAGGTGGAAAAGGGCTTGACGGGGTTTTCGAAAAAGGAAAACATTACTACAACCCGTTCGTTGAAAAGATGCTCAAAAAACAATTAGACCTGTGA
- a CDS encoding MaoC family dehydratase translates to MNIDDIYIGQVYEVKRIVTDEMVKLFAEATGDKNPVHLDEEYAKNTIFGGRIAHGILSLGIISSVLGMEFPGAGTIYLMQNAKFRRPVYIGEEVTVKLIVKEVDREKRRVLLETYVVKENGENAIEGEALVKI, encoded by the coding sequence ATGAACATTGATGATATTTACATTGGTCAGGTTTACGAGGTGAAAAGGATTGTAACAGATGAAATGGTTAAACTCTTTGCGGAAGCTACCGGTGATAAAAACCCTGTGCACCTTGACGAAGAATACGCCAAGAATACCATCTTCGGTGGGAGAATAGCGCACGGTATTCTCTCACTTGGAATTATCTCATCTGTACTCGGCATGGAATTTCCAGGCGCAGGGACAATTTACTTGATGCAAAATGCCAAGTTTAGGAGACCTGTCTATATTGGAGAAGAAGTCACTGTAAAGTTGATAGTCAAAGAAGTTGATAGAGAAAAACGAAGGGTGCTATTGGAAACCTATGTTGTAAAAGAAAATGGTGAAAATGCTATCGAAGGTGAGGCTCTGGTAAAGATTTAA
- the kamC gene encoding lysine 5,6-aminomutase reactivase ATPase KamC gives MSLKTIPSKREDFERLTGFEYIKSRLNPKTHMGQKYFKHIQPLNYERILEHFDDTAFVVRLIEREDKLIADVEHDLECILDVSRTIEKITNNEILDEIELFELKNFVLVAQEIRNKTQQVFSNHERVSLPDLEAVIDLLDPEHLRLPTFYIYDVYDERLSQIRKKKREILQLQKKNAKDDNLKESESIEDVVLQLTEQERSVENEVLERLSKKLWEFAPLLEEAIQKIRYLDIILAKAKLAIELELSKPILYSKAHELQNIQITGMFNPQLKDELAKRGKTYQPVDVTIKRGVTVIVGANMSGKSVVLRTVALIQYMALLGFFVPAKRAELPFLELIALVTEDFQRPLSGLSSFASEITLIDSAYRYSQNTSALILIDEPARTTNPYEGTAIVNALVECFEKTKNFVVIVTHFDDVECHTRFRVKGLKEDALKNIQSVNDINDIQELMDYQLIPDDGKTVPKEAIRVMDLLGVSKDIVSQALKLLDRHHKEHK, from the coding sequence ATGTCACTTAAAACAATTCCTTCCAAAAGGGAAGATTTTGAAAGACTAACGGGGTTTGAGTATATTAAAAGCAGACTTAATCCCAAAACACATATGGGACAAAAATATTTTAAACACATTCAACCGTTGAATTATGAGCGTATACTTGAGCACTTTGATGACACTGCGTTTGTTGTGCGCTTGATTGAACGTGAAGATAAACTAATTGCCGATGTTGAACACGATTTAGAATGCATCCTTGATGTTTCGAGAACGATAGAAAAAATAACAAACAACGAAATCCTTGATGAGATTGAACTATTTGAATTGAAGAATTTTGTCCTTGTTGCACAGGAAATCAGAAATAAAACCCAGCAGGTGTTTTCTAACCATGAACGTGTTTCGTTACCCGATTTGGAAGCAGTAATAGACCTTCTTGACCCTGAACATCTCAGACTCCCCACATTTTACATTTACGATGTTTACGACGAACGTCTTTCTCAAATCAGGAAAAAGAAAAGAGAGATATTACAATTACAAAAGAAAAATGCAAAGGATGATAATTTAAAAGAATCAGAAAGTATTGAAGATGTTGTTCTTCAATTAACAGAGCAGGAAAGAAGTGTAGAAAACGAAGTATTAGAAAGGCTATCTAAAAAACTTTGGGAATTTGCACCATTACTAGAAGAAGCTATTCAAAAGATTAGATATCTCGATATCATCCTCGCGAAGGCTAAGTTGGCAATAGAGTTAGAACTTTCAAAGCCAATTCTGTATAGTAAAGCCCATGAGCTTCAAAACATACAAATAACTGGAATGTTTAACCCTCAACTGAAAGACGAGCTTGCGAAACGTGGCAAAACCTATCAACCTGTTGACGTAACGATTAAACGCGGGGTCACTGTGATTGTTGGAGCCAATATGTCAGGTAAAAGTGTGGTTTTAAGGACTGTTGCATTAATCCAATACATGGCACTCTTGGGATTTTTTGTACCGGCAAAACGTGCGGAACTTCCGTTTTTGGAGCTCATAGCACTTGTAACTGAAGATTTTCAGCGTCCATTGAGTGGACTTTCTTCGTTCGCTTCAGAGATAACTTTAATAGATAGCGCTTACAGATATTCTCAGAATACCTCTGCACTCATACTGATAGACGAGCCAGCAAGAACAACAAATCCATACGAAGGCACGGCAATAGTCAACGCACTTGTAGAATGTTTTGAAAAGACAAAAAACTTCGTGGTCATAGTTACTCATTTCGACGATGTTGAATGCCATACGCGTTTCAGAGTAAAGGGGTTAAAGGAAGATGCGCTGAAAAATATCCAATCGGTCAATGATATAAATGATATACAAGAATTGATGGATTATCAACTCATTCCCGATGATGGAAAAACCGTTCCAAAAGAAGCCATAAGAGTGATGGATTTATTAGGCGTGAGCAAGGATATAGTATCTCAAGCTTTAAAACTCTTAGACAGACACCACAAAGAGCACAAATAA
- a CDS encoding 3-oxoacid CoA-transferase subunit B has product MAVDPKEKIARRVAQELKEGDLVNLGIGLPTLVANYIPKGVHVFFQSENGIIGMGPEPEKGFENKDLTNAGAGFVTALPGAMTFDSAFSFAMIRGGHLDVTVLGGLQVDEEGHLANWMIPGKMIPGMGGAMDLVTGAKRVIVAMTHTAKGEPKIVKKCTLPLTSIRRIDLIVTELAVIRPTDEGLVLEEIAEETTLEEVLKLTEAKLIVSENLKRF; this is encoded by the coding sequence ATGGCAGTTGATCCAAAAGAAAAGATAGCGAGAAGAGTTGCTCAAGAATTAAAAGAAGGTGACCTTGTAAACCTTGGTATCGGACTTCCAACACTTGTAGCTAATTATATCCCAAAAGGCGTGCATGTCTTTTTCCAGAGTGAGAATGGAATAATTGGAATGGGACCAGAACCTGAAAAAGGATTTGAGAATAAAGATTTAACAAACGCTGGTGCAGGTTTTGTTACCGCGCTACCCGGGGCGATGACTTTCGATAGTGCATTTTCATTCGCAATGATTCGAGGAGGTCATTTGGACGTAACTGTTCTTGGAGGCCTACAGGTTGATGAAGAAGGACACCTTGCGAACTGGATGATACCCGGCAAAATGATACCGGGCATGGGTGGTGCAATGGACTTAGTTACAGGTGCAAAACGAGTTATCGTTGCTATGACCCATACAGCAAAGGGAGAACCGAAAATAGTTAAAAAGTGCACGTTGCCATTAACTTCTATCCGACGAATTGACCTCATTGTGACAGAACTTGCCGTTATCAGACCAACCGATGAAGGGCTCGTACTTGAAGAAATAGCTGAAGAAACGACACTTGAAGAAGTACTGAAATTGACGGAAGCGAAATTGATAGTCTCCGAAAACTTAAAGAGGTTTTAG
- the kdd gene encoding L-erythro-3,5-diaminohexanoate dehydrogenase, with protein sequence MKNIKGCPFGTHRVIEPKGTLPQAATKIDNTMEIYTNELLIDVKTLNVDSASFTQIKESCHGNVECIKDTILKIVAERGKLQNPVTGSGGMLIGVVEEIGPDFPTDLKIGDKIATLVSLSLTPLRIDKILNVNVDTDQVDIEGKAILFESGIYAKLPDDIPEKLALAVLDVAGAPAQTRKLVKPGMTVCIIGGGGKSGVLCAYEAMKAVGEEGKVIVVEYSPENAKRVEELGLAHHVIIADATKPVEVYQKVMEVTGGQYCDVVINNVNVPATEMSSILITKDEGIVYFFSMATSFTRAALGAEGVGKDVTMIIGNGYTKGHAEVALNILRESKKIRELFEKLYV encoded by the coding sequence ATGAAAAACATTAAAGGATGTCCATTTGGAACGCACAGGGTTATTGAACCAAAAGGGACTCTTCCTCAGGCAGCAACAAAAATTGATAACACTATGGAAATCTACACCAACGAATTACTGATAGATGTCAAAACCCTAAACGTAGATTCTGCCAGTTTCACGCAGATTAAAGAATCATGCCATGGGAATGTAGAGTGTATCAAGGATACTATATTAAAAATCGTTGCCGAACGTGGAAAATTGCAGAATCCAGTGACGGGTTCAGGTGGTATGTTGATAGGTGTTGTTGAAGAAATAGGTCCAGACTTTCCAACAGACCTAAAGATTGGAGACAAGATAGCGACACTCGTTTCCTTATCGCTTACCCCTTTGAGGATAGATAAGATACTTAATGTAAATGTTGATACCGACCAAGTGGATATAGAAGGTAAAGCGATCCTGTTTGAAAGTGGTATATACGCTAAGTTGCCTGATGATATTCCAGAAAAACTCGCGTTAGCAGTTTTAGACGTAGCAGGTGCTCCAGCCCAAACACGTAAGTTGGTCAAACCAGGAATGACAGTTTGTATTATCGGTGGTGGAGGAAAATCAGGTGTACTTTGCGCATATGAAGCGATGAAAGCTGTTGGTGAAGAAGGGAAAGTTATAGTTGTTGAATACTCACCAGAAAATGCAAAAAGGGTAGAAGAGCTCGGTCTTGCGCACCATGTTATCATAGCGGATGCCACGAAGCCAGTTGAAGTTTATCAGAAAGTCATGGAAGTTACTGGTGGGCAATACTGTGATGTGGTAATTAACAACGTTAACGTACCAGCTACCGAGATGTCCTCAATTCTTATCACAAAGGACGAAGGTATTGTTTACTTCTTCAGTATGGCAACATCTTTCACAAGAGCTGCACTCGGTGCTGAAGGTGTAGGAAAAGATGTGACGATGATAATAGGAAATGGTTACACAAAAGGTCATGCAGAAGTGGCGTTGAATATACTCAGGGAATCAAAGAAGATAAGAGAACTGTTTGAGAAATTGTATGTCTAA
- the kce gene encoding 3-keto-5-aminohexanoate cleavage enzyme — protein sequence MEKLIITVAVTGAEVTKEQQPNLPITPDEIAEEVYRCWQAGASIAHIHARLPDGTPTQSKEVYAEIKRKIQEKCDIIIQFSTGGAVWHTPEERIQCLDAMPEMATLSAGSCNFGNDVFMNSPAFMELLAKTMKEKGIKPEIEIFEPGMIENALRLVKKGLLELPLHFDFVLGVPGAMTGTIEDLLFLVKKIPEGCTWSVAGIGRYELPLAVHAIVMGGHVRVGFEDNIYYRKGELAKSNAQLVERIVRIAREVDREIATPDEARRILGIKKQ from the coding sequence GTGGAAAAGTTAATTATTACAGTTGCAGTTACTGGAGCTGAAGTGACGAAAGAACAACAACCTAACCTGCCGATAACGCCAGACGAAATTGCAGAAGAAGTTTACAGATGCTGGCAAGCCGGGGCATCTATTGCACATATACACGCGAGATTACCGGATGGAACTCCTACTCAATCAAAAGAAGTCTACGCTGAGATTAAACGAAAAATCCAAGAAAAATGTGACATAATCATACAGTTTTCAACGGGTGGAGCTGTATGGCACACACCTGAAGAGCGAATCCAATGTTTAGATGCTATGCCAGAAATGGCTACGCTTTCTGCTGGTTCTTGCAACTTTGGAAACGATGTATTCATGAACTCCCCAGCATTCATGGAATTACTTGCCAAGACTATGAAAGAAAAAGGCATCAAACCAGAGATAGAAATATTCGAACCAGGTATGATAGAAAACGCTTTAAGGCTTGTTAAAAAAGGCTTGTTGGAACTACCACTGCATTTTGATTTCGTTTTGGGTGTTCCTGGTGCAATGACCGGAACTATTGAAGATTTGTTGTTTCTAGTCAAAAAAATACCGGAGGGTTGCACATGGTCGGTGGCGGGAATTGGTAGGTACGAACTTCCACTAGCTGTCCATGCAATAGTTATGGGTGGACATGTAAGAGTAGGTTTTGAGGACAACATTTATTACAGAAAAGGTGAACTTGCAAAAAGTAATGCACAGCTTGTTGAAAGGATAGTGAGGATAGCGAGAGAAGTTGATAGGGAAATTGCCACACCTGATGAAGCAAGAAGAATATTGGGTATTAAGAAACAATAA
- a CDS encoding DUF3298 and DUF4163 domain-containing protein yields MENKFDSRLIVLALLFLLAITVYLLRMRAEVVELVETKTETEFVKIHIQIPRFRNTKNLDFENSLNSKIEEKVRNIIEEVKAAAHQAAEDGTLRTKHEVYISTEMKFKSKDFVSLVIYYYTFTGGAHGITTFDSYNIDLKNSQLLTLKDIFSETCNYEKTIKDFITKQIISRKEEFFPEAVEYINNDDISKRAFTITKESLQIYYEDYEIAPHSTGLPVFEIPLSPLKPCLRVRID; encoded by the coding sequence ATGGAAAACAAGTTTGATTCGAGGCTAATAGTTTTAGCACTCTTATTCCTATTGGCAATTACTGTTTATTTACTCAGAATGAGAGCCGAAGTTGTCGAACTTGTGGAGACTAAGACAGAGACCGAATTTGTAAAAATCCACATACAAATTCCTAGGTTTCGAAATACAAAAAATCTTGACTTTGAAAACAGTTTGAACAGTAAGATAGAAGAAAAAGTCAGAAATATAATCGAAGAGGTTAAAGCAGCTGCGCACCAAGCCGCAGAGGATGGAACACTGCGAACCAAACATGAAGTCTATATCTCAACAGAGATGAAGTTTAAATCAAAAGACTTTGTGAGCTTGGTAATATACTACTACACATTTACAGGTGGTGCACATGGAATTACCACGTTCGATTCGTACAACATTGACCTAAAAAATTCACAACTCCTTACGCTGAAGGACATTTTCTCTGAAACATGCAATTACGAAAAAACGATTAAAGATTTTATCACTAAGCAGATAATCAGTCGAAAAGAAGAATTCTTCCCAGAAGCCGTTGAATATATCAACAATGACGATATATCCAAACGAGCGTTTACTATTACAAAAGAATCTCTTCAGATTTACTACGAGGACTACGAAATTGCACCACACTCAACAGGATTACCAGTGTTTGAAATCCCACTATCTCCTCTTAAGCCTTGTCTTCGAGTTAGAATTGACTAA
- the kamE gene encoding lysine 5,6-aminomutase subunit beta — translation MGGGLYSLKRKDFDKTLNLKAIKPYGDTMNDGKVQVSFTLPVPDGDEAVEAAKQLMKKMGLDNPMIVYHYQLTPGFTFFIGYGDCVHTVDFTAIKVPKVEVHKMTMEEIDEFIEKNIGRKLVVVGATTGTDAHTVGLDAILNMKGFAGHYGLERYRMFEVYNMGSQVPNEEFVAKAIEVKADALLVSQTVTQKNIHIKNLTHLIELLEAEGIRDKVIAIVGGPRITHELAKELGFDAGFGPGTFAEDVAAFIAQEWVRRFGNKK, via the coding sequence ATGGGTGGAGGACTCTACTCACTTAAGAGGAAAGATTTCGATAAAACATTGAATTTAAAAGCTATAAAACCATACGGAGATACAATGAACGATGGTAAAGTCCAAGTCAGCTTTACATTACCCGTTCCAGATGGTGATGAAGCTGTAGAAGCGGCAAAGCAACTCATGAAAAAAATGGGATTAGACAACCCAATGATTGTTTACCATTACCAACTCACACCAGGGTTCACGTTTTTCATAGGTTATGGTGACTGTGTACACACTGTAGATTTCACCGCTATTAAGGTGCCAAAGGTAGAGGTTCACAAAATGACCATGGAAGAAATAGATGAGTTTATTGAGAAAAACATTGGAAGAAAGCTTGTAGTCGTCGGTGCAACAACAGGAACAGACGCACACACAGTTGGGCTCGATGCCATCCTTAACATGAAAGGTTTTGCAGGTCATTACGGACTTGAAAGATACAGAATGTTTGAAGTATACAACATGGGAAGTCAAGTACCAAACGAAGAATTCGTTGCGAAGGCTATAGAAGTGAAAGCCGATGCTTTACTTGTTTCACAAACCGTAACACAGAAAAACATACATATAAAGAACCTTACTCACCTCATAGAACTACTTGAGGCGGAAGGAATCAGAGATAAAGTCATAGCTATTGTAGGTGGGCCAAGAATTACCCACGAGCTTGCAAAAGAACTTGGTTTCGATGCCGGGTTTGGCCCCGGAACATTTGCCGAAGATGTTGCCGCATTCATTGCGCAAGAGTGGGTTAGAAGGTTCGGAAATAAGAAATGA
- a CDS encoding IS1/IS1595 family N-terminal zinc-binding domain-containing protein yields the protein MNNSTLSCPKCGSSSLYKNGHDKYGNQQFLCKLCHHSFKLSHSHKCKNFCFPYPKCPSCGRSKVFV from the coding sequence ATGAACAACTCAACACTCTCTTGTCCCAAATGCGGTTCCTCCAGCTTATACAAAAACGGTCACGACAAATACGGTAACCAACAATTCCTTTGCAAGCTCTGCCATCATTCTTTCAAACTTTCCCATTCTCACAAATGCAAAAACTTCTGTTTCCCTTATCCCAAATGCCCTTCTTGTGGTAGGTCTAAGGTCTTTGTGTAG
- the kal gene encoding 3-aminobutyryl-CoA ammonia lyase — translation MENAKNSQLPKAMIRVRMSQADAHYGGNLVDGARILQLFGDVATELLIRYDGDEGLFRAYDSIEFLAPVFAGDYIEAYGEIVEVGRTSRKMKFEAYKVIRSRPDINDSAAEVLDEPILVCKASGTCVVPKDKQRFKHDE, via the coding sequence ATGGAAAATGCAAAAAACTCACAGTTGCCGAAAGCAATGATTAGAGTTCGTATGAGCCAAGCGGATGCACACTATGGAGGAAACTTAGTTGACGGTGCTAGAATTTTGCAACTTTTTGGAGATGTAGCCACTGAACTCTTAATCAGATACGATGGAGATGAAGGACTTTTTAGAGCGTATGACAGTATAGAGTTTCTCGCACCTGTCTTTGCCGGTGACTATATCGAAGCCTACGGGGAAATTGTGGAGGTCGGTCGCACTTCAAGAAAGATGAAGTTTGAAGCTTACAAAGTCATTCGTTCGAGACCAGATATAAACGATAGTGCGGCTGAGGTTTTGGATGAACCGATTCTTGTTTGTAAAGCAAGCGGAACTTGTGTTGTTCCAAAAGATAAACAGAGATTTAAACATGATGAATGA